The following coding sequences are from one Granulicella arctica window:
- a CDS encoding acyl-CoA thioesterase, with protein MSEEVVSRTVEESQSERSEIVFPADSNALGNLFGGRLMQYIDLVGAMAASRHARAITVTASMDHLDFVAPVRVGELLILKASVNRAFRTSMEVGVRAMVEDVREQRLRHVSSAYLTFVAVDRDGQRIVVPPVVPVTEHQKRRYEDAGRRREMRADETQRKKEMRAALPGGFHV; from the coding sequence ATGAGTGAAGAGGTGGTATCGCGGACGGTTGAGGAGTCGCAGTCGGAGCGGAGCGAGATTGTGTTTCCGGCGGACTCGAATGCGCTGGGGAATTTGTTCGGCGGGCGCCTGATGCAGTACATCGACCTGGTGGGGGCGATGGCGGCGAGCCGTCATGCGCGGGCGATTACGGTGACGGCGAGCATGGATCATCTGGATTTCGTTGCGCCGGTGCGGGTAGGGGAGCTGCTGATCCTGAAGGCGAGCGTGAACCGGGCGTTCCGGACGTCGATGGAGGTGGGGGTGCGGGCGATGGTGGAGGATGTGCGCGAGCAGCGGCTGCGGCATGTTTCGTCGGCGTACCTGACGTTTGTTGCGGTGGATCGGGATGGGCAGAGGATTGTGGTTCCGCCGGTGGTTCCGGTGACGGAGCACCAGAAGCGGCGGTATGAGGATGCGGGCCGGCGACGTGAGATGCGAGCCGATGAGACGCAGCGGAAGAAAGAGATGCGGGCTGCGTTGCCGGGTGGGTTTCATGTTTAG
- a CDS encoding Mrp/NBP35 family ATP-binding protein, with protein MGHMGAGAPQGPQPLPGVAHVVAVGSGKGGVGKTTVAVNLAVSLGKLGYKVGLIDADIYGPNVPMMLGVTRQPNVVGDNRIEPLLAHGVKFISVGLISPGDKPMVMRGPMLHQIIRQFLMQVEWGELDFLIVDLPPGTGDVVISLVQTVPLTGAVVVSTGSGVALQDARKALEMFHQVKVEVIGLVENMSQMTLPSGEVIDVFGAGGTERTAAQFGLPFLGALDLDPKIRVGGDRGMPVTLAGPDSASVAAFYDVARKVAARSMELSEHNEDVIEIS; from the coding sequence ATGGGACATATGGGAGCGGGAGCGCCGCAGGGGCCGCAGCCTTTGCCGGGCGTGGCGCATGTGGTGGCGGTTGGCAGTGGCAAGGGCGGGGTCGGCAAGACGACGGTTGCGGTGAATCTGGCGGTGTCGCTGGGTAAGCTGGGGTACAAGGTCGGGCTGATCGACGCGGATATCTATGGGCCGAATGTGCCGATGATGCTGGGTGTGACGCGGCAGCCGAATGTGGTTGGGGATAACCGGATTGAGCCGCTGCTGGCGCATGGGGTGAAGTTTATTTCGGTGGGGCTGATCTCGCCGGGCGATAAACCAATGGTGATGCGTGGGCCGATGCTGCACCAGATCATCCGGCAGTTTTTGATGCAGGTGGAGTGGGGCGAGCTGGATTTCCTGATCGTCGATCTGCCTCCAGGGACGGGCGATGTGGTGATCTCGCTGGTGCAGACGGTGCCGCTGACGGGGGCGGTGGTAGTTTCGACAGGCTCGGGTGTGGCGTTGCAGGATGCACGGAAGGCGCTGGAGATGTTCCACCAGGTGAAGGTCGAGGTGATTGGGCTGGTGGAGAATATGTCGCAGATGACGCTGCCGAGCGGCGAGGTGATCGACGTGTTCGGCGCGGGTGGGACGGAGCGGACGGCGGCACAGTTTGGGCTGCCATTTCTTGGGGCGCTGGACCTTGACCCGAAGATTCGGGTGGGCGGCGACCGGGGCATGCCGGTGACGCTGGCTGGGCCGGACTCGGCGAGTGTAGCGGCGTTCTATGACGTGGCGCGGAAGGTGGCGGCGCGGTCGATGGAGCTGTCTGAGCATAACGAGGATGTGATCGAGATTAGCTAA
- the hrcA gene encoding heat-inducible transcriptional repressor HrcA — protein sequence MADAERVTARQRAILTAIVESYIDTGEPVGSGTISRMPQAEIAGLSPATVRNEMAALADEGLIEQPHTSAGRIPTARAFRMYVEQLNGSAGLSVGSRRQIDSSFAGLAGTQAVLQRTSHVLATLSSGVGVAIATASIGDMLEHVHFSRLAEARVLAVVVTRSGMVRDRVLAMDKDLTLRELETAANFLNENFRGWSIERVRLEIARLVERERNEYQRLLSSVQQLWARAVPETDAPRQTVYVEGVANLLTSGGGSQEERERLREVLVALEAKQRVVELLNAYIDARQESVRVVFDLEEQAPEMAGLVLIAAPSRMGGESLGTVGVIGPKRMQYERTMSAVSYIAQVFERMLEMPQ from the coding sequence ATGGCGGATGCGGAGCGTGTGACGGCGCGGCAGCGGGCTATTCTGACGGCCATCGTCGAGAGTTATATCGATACGGGCGAGCCGGTGGGGTCGGGGACGATCTCGCGGATGCCGCAGGCGGAGATTGCAGGGCTGAGCCCGGCGACGGTGCGGAATGAGATGGCTGCGCTGGCGGATGAGGGCTTGATTGAGCAGCCGCATACGTCGGCGGGCCGGATTCCGACGGCGCGGGCGTTTCGGATGTATGTGGAGCAGTTGAACGGCAGCGCGGGCTTGTCGGTGGGGTCTCGCCGGCAGATCGACTCGAGCTTTGCGGGGCTGGCGGGGACGCAGGCTGTGCTGCAGCGGACGTCGCATGTGCTGGCGACGCTGTCGAGCGGCGTGGGTGTGGCGATTGCGACGGCTTCGATAGGCGACATGCTGGAGCATGTGCACTTTTCGCGGTTGGCGGAGGCCCGGGTGCTGGCGGTGGTGGTGACGCGGTCGGGGATGGTGCGCGATCGGGTGCTGGCGATGGATAAGGATCTGACGCTGCGGGAGCTGGAGACGGCGGCGAACTTTTTGAATGAGAACTTTCGTGGGTGGAGCATCGAGCGGGTTCGGCTGGAGATTGCGCGGCTGGTGGAGCGGGAGCGGAATGAGTATCAGCGGCTGTTGAGCTCGGTGCAGCAGTTGTGGGCGCGGGCGGTTCCGGAGACGGATGCGCCGCGGCAGACGGTGTATGTGGAGGGCGTGGCGAATCTGCTGACGAGCGGCGGAGGCAGCCAGGAGGAGCGGGAGCGGCTGCGTGAGGTTCTGGTGGCTCTGGAGGCGAAGCAGCGGGTGGTCGAACTGCTGAATGCGTATATCGATGCGCGGCAGGAGTCGGTGCGGGTGGTGTTCGATCTGGAGGAGCAGGCTCCGGAGATGGCGGGGCTGGTGTTGATTGCTGCTCCGTCTCGGATGGGCGGGGAGAGCCTGGGAACGGTAGGGGTGATTGGGCCGAAGCGGATGCAATATGAACGGACGATGAGTGCGGTGAGTTATATCGCGCAGGTATTTGAACGGATGCTGGAGATGCCGCAGTGA
- a CDS encoding nucleotide exchange factor GrpE, whose protein sequence is MTRSIGTMQDETVEQGVQEPEILTGQEVSGEPVGPSELEQVRGERDQLLDRLARLQAEFDNARKREIKERSDARDYTVTHTVEPFLGVMDNFQLALKADGTADQLRAGVELILKQMEDALKGLNVQPVESVGTQFDPRIHEALGNIETAEFPDHQVLEEIRRGYKIREKLLRPALVRIASNPGQVSE, encoded by the coding sequence ATGACGAGGAGTATTGGAACCATGCAGGACGAGACAGTAGAGCAGGGAGTGCAGGAGCCGGAGATTTTGACCGGGCAGGAGGTTTCCGGCGAGCCGGTTGGGCCGTCGGAGCTGGAGCAGGTGCGCGGCGAGCGGGATCAGTTGCTGGATCGGCTGGCGCGGTTGCAGGCGGAGTTCGACAATGCACGGAAGCGGGAGATCAAAGAGCGGTCGGATGCGCGGGACTATACCGTGACGCATACCGTTGAGCCGTTCCTGGGCGTGATGGATAACTTCCAGCTTGCGCTGAAGGCGGATGGTACGGCGGATCAGCTACGCGCTGGCGTGGAGCTGATTCTAAAGCAGATGGAAGATGCGCTGAAGGGGCTGAACGTGCAACCGGTGGAGTCGGTGGGGACGCAGTTCGATCCTCGCATCCACGAGGCGTTGGGGAACATCGAAACAGCAGAGTTCCCGGACCACCAGGTGCTGGAGGAGATTCGTCGCGGATACAAGATTCGCGAGAAGCTGCTGCGTCCGGCGCTGGTGCGGATCGCTTCGAACCCAGGGCAGGTTTCGGAGTAA
- the dnaJ gene encoding molecular chaperone DnaJ has product MATANVTKIDYYEVLSVSRDASDQELKTAYRKLAMQYHPDRNPDNPAAEDKFKECSEAYQVLSDAEKRAAYDRYGHAAFQGGGPAAGGNPFAGGGFGGAQDLGDIFGDLFGEMFNMGGQKKASRVQRGRDLRYDMTLGFEEAVFGKEQEITIRRMETCDDCKGTGAPSGKAPITCTQCGGRGQVRFQQGFFSVARTCSVCNGTGTLVVDPCKTCRGETRVQKEHTILVKVPAGVEQDTRIRYSGEGETGKFGGPAGDLYVVLNVKAHKFFERDGDDLHCVLPISFPQAALGTELEIETLEGAATIKIPEGTQNGKEFKLRGKGVPHLNSHGKGDLIVEIRVSTPGKLTKVQRELLKQLGETMTVENTPTSRGLFEKVKDIFS; this is encoded by the coding sequence ATGGCGACGGCAAACGTGACGAAGATTGATTACTACGAGGTGTTATCGGTATCGCGGGACGCATCCGATCAGGAGCTGAAGACCGCGTACCGTAAGCTGGCGATGCAGTATCACCCGGATCGCAACCCGGATAATCCGGCGGCTGAGGATAAGTTCAAGGAGTGCAGCGAGGCGTACCAGGTGCTGAGCGATGCGGAGAAGCGCGCCGCATACGACCGGTATGGCCATGCGGCGTTCCAGGGTGGCGGACCGGCTGCGGGTGGGAATCCGTTTGCGGGCGGCGGCTTTGGCGGCGCGCAGGACCTGGGGGACATCTTCGGCGATTTGTTCGGCGAGATGTTCAACATGGGCGGCCAGAAGAAGGCGTCGCGGGTGCAGCGCGGGCGCGATCTGCGGTACGACATGACGCTGGGGTTCGAGGAGGCGGTCTTCGGCAAGGAGCAGGAGATCACTATTCGCCGGATGGAGACGTGCGACGACTGCAAGGGAACGGGCGCGCCAAGCGGCAAGGCTCCGATCACGTGTACGCAGTGCGGTGGGCGTGGGCAGGTCCGGTTCCAGCAGGGATTCTTCTCGGTGGCTCGGACGTGTTCGGTGTGCAACGGGACGGGGACGCTGGTGGTCGATCCGTGCAAGACGTGCCGGGGCGAGACGCGGGTGCAGAAGGAGCATACGATCCTGGTCAAGGTGCCTGCGGGCGTCGAGCAGGATACGCGTATCCGGTACTCGGGTGAAGGTGAGACGGGCAAGTTCGGTGGACCGGCGGGCGATCTGTATGTCGTGCTGAACGTGAAGGCGCACAAGTTCTTCGAGCGCGATGGCGACGACCTGCACTGTGTGCTGCCGATCTCGTTTCCGCAGGCGGCACTGGGGACGGAGCTGGAGATCGAGACGCTGGAAGGAGCGGCGACGATCAAGATTCCCGAGGGCACGCAGAACGGCAAGGAGTTCAAGCTGAGGGGTAAGGGTGTTCCGCACCTGAACTCGCATGGCAAGGGCGATTTGATTGTGGAGATTCGGGTTTCGACTCCGGGCAAGCTGACGAAGGTGCAGAGGGAGTTGCTGAAGCAGCTTGGAGAGACGATGACGGTGGAGAATACCCCGACTTCGCGTGGGCTGTTTGAGAAGGTGAAGGATATTTTCAGCTAA
- a CDS encoding 16S rRNA (uracil(1498)-N(3))-methyltransferase translates to MTRRRFIANTWTDTTASLTGDQAHHLAHVLRAEPGQVYDIVANGHLHRAEITSVTDKEVLFTLHEQLEAAAALPIHLLLAVFKFDHMEWAIEKATELGVDRITPILARRTEKHLAQSSAKRVERWRRIALEASKQSRRTDIPEVSDPIVLKAALNQETSPIRLLLAETEQTNTLTAALTSTGYESTALSLAIGPEGGWTPEEIALFVTHQWHPVTLGPRILRAETAAIAAIAIASSHLSS, encoded by the coding sequence ATGACCCGTCGCCGCTTCATCGCCAACACCTGGACCGACACCACCGCCTCCCTCACCGGCGATCAAGCTCACCATCTCGCCCACGTCCTCCGCGCCGAGCCCGGTCAGGTCTACGACATCGTCGCCAACGGCCACCTCCACCGCGCAGAGATCACCTCCGTGACCGACAAAGAGGTCCTCTTCACCCTCCACGAGCAACTCGAAGCCGCCGCCGCGCTTCCCATCCACCTCCTTCTCGCCGTCTTCAAGTTCGACCACATGGAATGGGCCATCGAAAAGGCCACCGAGCTCGGGGTCGACCGCATCACTCCCATCCTCGCCCGCCGCACCGAGAAACACCTCGCCCAATCCTCCGCCAAGCGCGTCGAACGCTGGCGCCGCATCGCCCTTGAAGCCTCCAAACAATCCCGCCGCACCGACATCCCCGAGGTCTCCGACCCCATCGTCCTCAAAGCCGCACTCAACCAGGAGACCAGCCCCATCCGCCTCCTCCTCGCCGAAACCGAGCAAACCAACACCCTCACCGCCGCCCTTACGTCTACGGGCTATGAGTCCACCGCTCTAAGCCTCGCCATCGGTCCCGAAGGCGGCTGGACCCCCGAAGAAATAGCCCTCTTCGTCACCCACCAATGGCACCCGGTAACCCTCGGTCCCCGCATCCTCCGCGCCGAAACCGCAGCCATCGCAGCCATCGCCATAGCCAGCTCCCACCTGTCATCCTGA
- a CDS encoding AI-2E family transporter, whose translation MALATLPSHPSPSQEQARSSVRGHILFAACVFLSLALAWKLSKEIEIIYVSALFAVVLMPIVFSIMNLNIRGWHPSRPIAIILLIAGVVLALTIFFTVGLPPVLHDLRQFSEDLPHRIPEVVAKLKKLPLADKIGIDSLAARAEGAVSATAGYLFTSLPLWLSHVFDILTAAFLCIYFMLEGEYAYKFFLSLFRPDQRRRLDATLQKAEVKMSKWLLGQGLLMLILGICSTTVFGILHVRYFFLLGVLMGLFNIIPIAGGVITIVLAAGVAALDSWPKMFGVLIFYAIYVNVENAFLTPRIMKSSVDLMGLTVLIALLIGTALAGIVGALVAVPTAALITVIVSEYAIQRDY comes from the coding sequence ATCGCGCTGGCCACCCTACCCTCTCACCCGAGCCCGTCCCAGGAGCAGGCCCGCTCCTCTGTCCGCGGCCACATCCTCTTTGCCGCCTGTGTCTTCCTCTCTCTCGCCCTCGCCTGGAAGCTCAGCAAAGAGATCGAGATCATCTACGTCAGCGCCCTCTTCGCCGTCGTTCTGATGCCCATCGTCTTCAGCATCATGAACCTCAACATCCGCGGCTGGCATCCCTCCCGCCCCATCGCCATCATCCTGCTTATCGCCGGAGTTGTGCTCGCCCTCACCATCTTCTTCACCGTCGGCCTTCCTCCCGTGCTGCACGATCTGCGCCAGTTCTCCGAAGACCTGCCCCATCGCATCCCCGAGGTCGTCGCAAAGCTCAAAAAACTTCCTCTGGCCGACAAAATCGGCATCGACTCCCTCGCCGCGCGCGCCGAAGGTGCCGTCTCCGCGACCGCCGGCTACCTCTTCACCTCCCTTCCCCTCTGGCTCTCACACGTCTTCGACATCCTCACCGCCGCCTTCCTCTGCATCTACTTCATGCTCGAGGGGGAGTACGCCTACAAGTTCTTCCTCTCCCTCTTCCGGCCCGATCAGCGCCGCCGCCTCGACGCCACCCTGCAAAAGGCCGAGGTCAAGATGAGCAAATGGCTGCTCGGCCAGGGACTGCTCATGCTCATCCTGGGCATCTGTAGCACCACCGTCTTCGGCATCCTGCACGTCCGTTACTTCTTCCTGCTGGGCGTGCTGATGGGCCTGTTCAACATCATCCCCATCGCCGGCGGCGTCATCACCATCGTCCTCGCCGCCGGAGTCGCCGCGCTCGATTCATGGCCCAAGATGTTCGGCGTCCTCATCTTCTACGCCATCTACGTCAACGTCGAAAACGCCTTCCTCACCCCACGCATCATGAAGTCGAGCGTCGACCTGATGGGCCTCACCGTCCTCATCGCCCTGCTCATCGGCACCGCGCTCGCCGGAATCGTCGGCGCCCTCGTCGCCGTCCCCACCGCCGCACTCATCACCGTCATCGTCTCCGAGTACGCCATCCAGCGCGACTACTAG
- a CDS encoding shikimate kinase — protein sequence MTSAQISTQTSDQPEPPSITLPVHLRRIVLTGFMGSGKSTIGRLLAQQLGWEFLDLDAHIESRTGSTVPELFAQHGEAHFRQLESSALASALGRSSTVLALGGGTPESLTNRLLLEQTPGTLTIFLDATFETLFDRCVLQGPGDPVIARPVLADPDQARARFISRQPSYRRLARLTLDTETLSPDETTAMLLLSLEKVTLPSR from the coding sequence ATGACATCCGCCCAAATATCGACCCAAACATCCGACCAACCTGAACCACCTTCCATTACCCTGCCCGTTCATCTTCGACGCATCGTCCTCACCGGCTTCATGGGATCGGGTAAGTCCACCATCGGGCGACTTCTCGCCCAGCAGCTCGGCTGGGAGTTCCTCGATCTCGACGCCCACATCGAGTCCCGCACCGGCTCCACCGTCCCCGAGCTCTTCGCGCAGCACGGCGAAGCCCACTTCCGTCAGCTAGAGTCCTCCGCCCTCGCCTCGGCCCTCGGACGCTCGTCCACCGTCCTCGCCCTCGGCGGCGGAACCCCCGAATCCCTCACCAACCGGCTCCTGCTCGAGCAGACCCCCGGCACCCTCACCATCTTCCTCGATGCCACCTTCGAGACCCTCTTCGACCGCTGCGTCCTCCAGGGCCCCGGAGATCCCGTGATCGCCCGTCCCGTCCTTGCCGACCCCGACCAGGCCCGAGCCCGCTTCATCAGCCGCCAGCCCAGCTACCGCCGTCTCGCGCGCCTCACCCTCGACACCGAAACACTCTCCCCCGACGAGACCACCGCGATGCTTCTCCTCTCGCTCGAAAAAGTCACCCTGCCCAGCCGCTGA
- a CDS encoding RNA polymerase sigma factor, producing the protein MSTQGIQMTEAKPNSGLFKRNPPIAGEAEAIEAAKNGDPEAFSKLYSLHKRRVYTLCLRMLGNVSEAEDMTQEAFLHLFRKLGSFRGESAFSTWLHRLTVNLVLMHLRKKGLNLVSLEETINPSEEDAPKRDFGSRDPILSGSVDRVALERAVASLPPGYRMVFVLHDVEGFEHNEIATMLECSTGNSKSQLHKARLKLRELLRQTGQTPKQAGLLKEVAQ; encoded by the coding sequence ATGAGCACTCAAGGCATTCAGATGACCGAAGCAAAACCTAATTCCGGCTTGTTCAAGCGGAACCCACCGATCGCCGGCGAAGCCGAAGCGATCGAAGCCGCAAAGAACGGCGATCCAGAAGCCTTCTCGAAGCTGTATTCGCTGCATAAACGCCGCGTCTACACGCTCTGTCTCCGCATGCTCGGCAACGTATCGGAAGCCGAAGACATGACCCAGGAGGCATTCCTACACCTCTTCCGCAAGCTGGGCAGCTTCCGCGGCGAGTCAGCCTTCTCCACCTGGCTGCATCGCCTCACCGTGAACCTTGTACTCATGCATCTGCGCAAGAAGGGTCTCAATCTCGTCTCACTCGAAGAGACCATCAATCCGTCGGAAGAAGACGCGCCAAAACGCGACTTCGGCAGCCGCGATCCGATTCTCTCCGGCTCCGTCGACCGCGTCGCCCTCGAGCGCGCCGTAGCATCCCTCCCCCCTGGCTATCGCATGGTCTTCGTCCTTCACGATGTGGAAGGTTTTGAACATAACGAGATCGCAACCATGCTCGAATGCTCCACCGGCAACAGCAAATCTCAACTGCACAAGGCACGACTCAAGCTGCGCGAACTGCTCCGTCAAACTGGACAGACTCCTAAGCAGGCCGGGCTCCTTAAGGAGGTTGCACAATGA
- a CDS encoding ThiF family adenylyltransferase — protein MPLPTTTPDLEAPPRPRIAAEDRYSRQILFPGIGSEGQQRLASAHVAVVGCGATGAAAASLLARAGVGTLTLIDRDFVEPSNLQRQVLFDESDALDALPKAEAARRKIALFNSDIVVHPHIADLVPANIASLLSPAHIVLDATDNFETRYLINDFAVQQGKPWIYAAAIGAYAATMNILPALDSSRTACLACIFPKPPSGPVETCDTSGILSTAVNLAASLQVTETLKFLTGQSKAMRRTLLSFDLWSSERSDINTSRPNPGCTVCGQRIFTHLSGEGRPHITLCGRNSVQIHEHHRPVDFATMRSRLASHSEIEDLRFNDLLLRFRRGPHTLTLFADGRAIVQGTTDITLARSLYARFIGS, from the coding sequence ATGCCCCTGCCGACAACCACCCCCGACCTCGAAGCACCCCCCCGGCCACGCATCGCTGCGGAGGACCGCTACTCCCGGCAGATTCTCTTCCCCGGCATCGGGTCCGAGGGGCAGCAGCGTCTGGCCTCTGCCCACGTCGCTGTCGTCGGCTGCGGAGCCACCGGTGCAGCCGCCGCATCGCTGCTCGCCCGCGCCGGCGTCGGCACCCTTACCCTCATCGATCGCGACTTCGTCGAACCCTCCAACCTCCAGCGCCAGGTCCTCTTCGACGAGAGCGACGCGCTCGACGCGCTCCCCAAGGCCGAAGCCGCACGCCGCAAGATCGCCCTCTTCAACTCCGACATCGTCGTTCACCCCCACATCGCCGACCTCGTCCCGGCCAATATCGCATCGCTCCTTAGTCCGGCCCACATCGTCCTCGACGCAACAGACAACTTCGAGACCCGTTACCTCATCAACGACTTCGCTGTCCAGCAGGGCAAACCCTGGATCTACGCCGCGGCTATCGGTGCCTACGCCGCCACCATGAACATCCTGCCCGCGCTCGACTCCAGCCGCACCGCCTGCCTCGCCTGTATCTTCCCCAAGCCTCCCAGCGGCCCAGTCGAGACCTGCGATACCTCCGGCATCCTCTCCACCGCAGTCAACCTCGCCGCCTCGCTCCAGGTCACCGAGACCCTGAAGTTCCTCACCGGCCAGTCCAAGGCCATGCGCCGCACCCTGCTCTCCTTCGATCTCTGGAGCAGCGAGCGCAGCGATATCAACACCTCCCGTCCCAATCCCGGTTGTACCGTCTGCGGCCAGCGCATCTTCACCCATCTCAGCGGTGAAGGACGGCCCCACATCACCCTCTGCGGTCGAAACTCCGTCCAGATCCACGAGCACCACCGCCCGGTCGACTTCGCCACGATGCGCTCCCGTCTCGCCAGCCACTCCGAGATCGAAGACCTTCGCTTCAACGATCTGCTCCTCCGCTTCCGACGCGGCCCCCACACCCTCACCCTCTTTGCCGACGGTCGAGCCATCGTCCAGGGCACCACCGACATCACCCTCGCCCGTTCGCTCTACGCACGGTTCATCGGCTCCTGA